From one Streptomyces sp. NBC_01478 genomic stretch:
- a CDS encoding precorrin-8X methylmutase produces MDRVVHPIEVESYRRMRARLDTSHLPPLSRAVVERVVHSAADLEYASDLVLDEGELAKAHSALHAGAPVVVDVAMVAAGITRLRTVCGLGDAKSGPGLTRSAHAIRLAYDEVGPGALWVIGNAPTALEELLTLDASPALVIGLPVGFVGAVESKAALRASGLPAVSNVSEKGGSAVAAAALNALLYHPVSPIEEKS; encoded by the coding sequence GTGGACCGTGTGGTGCATCCCATCGAGGTGGAGTCCTACCGGCGGATGCGCGCCCGGCTGGACACCTCGCACCTCCCGCCGCTGAGCCGCGCGGTCGTGGAGCGGGTCGTGCACTCCGCCGCCGATCTGGAGTACGCGTCCGATCTCGTCCTGGACGAGGGCGAGTTGGCGAAGGCGCACAGCGCGCTGCACGCCGGGGCGCCGGTGGTGGTGGACGTGGCGATGGTCGCGGCCGGCATCACCCGGCTCCGGACCGTGTGCGGGCTGGGGGACGCCAAGTCCGGTCCCGGGCTGACCCGTTCGGCACACGCGATCCGGCTCGCCTACGACGAGGTCGGGCCCGGCGCCCTGTGGGTGATCGGCAACGCGCCGACCGCCCTGGAGGAGCTGCTGACGCTGGACGCCTCCCCCGCGCTCGTCATCGGGCTGCCCGTCGGCTTCGTCGGCGCGGTCGAGTCCAAGGCCGCGTTGCGCGCGAGCGGGCTGCCCGCGGTGAGCAACGTGTCCGAGAAGGGCGGTTCGGCGGTCGCCGCGGCCGCTCTCAACGCCCTGCTTTACCACCCTGTTTCACCTATCGAGGAGAAATCGTGA
- a CDS encoding sirohydrochlorin chelatase: MTTPPPALLIAGHGTRDEAGAEAFRSFVRELGRRHPELPVAGGFIELSPPPLGDAVTELVERGVRRFAAVPLMLVSAGHAKGDIPAALAREKERHAGISYTYGRPLGPHPALLNVLERRLDEALGEPARTPEDRSDVTVLLVGRGSTDPDANAEVHKAARLLWEGRGYAGVEPAFVSLAAPDVPSGLDRCVKLGARRIVVLPYFLFTGILPERVRQQTEGWAAAHPDVEVRSAEVIGPEPELLDLVMERYREAVKGDLRMNCDSCVYRIALPGFEDKVGQPQQPHFHPDDDGHDHDGHHHGHHHHGGHAHAH, translated from the coding sequence GTGACCACCCCGCCGCCCGCCCTGCTCATCGCCGGACACGGCACCCGGGACGAGGCCGGAGCCGAGGCATTCCGGTCCTTCGTACGGGAGTTGGGCCGCCGTCACCCCGAACTGCCCGTCGCGGGCGGGTTCATCGAACTGTCGCCGCCGCCGCTGGGCGACGCGGTGACCGAGCTGGTGGAGCGGGGGGTGCGCCGGTTCGCCGCCGTACCGCTGATGCTGGTGTCCGCCGGGCACGCCAAGGGGGACATCCCGGCGGCGCTGGCCCGGGAGAAGGAGCGGCACGCGGGGATCTCCTACACGTACGGACGTCCGCTGGGCCCGCACCCGGCGCTGCTGAACGTGCTGGAGCGGCGGCTCGACGAGGCGCTCGGCGAGCCGGCGCGGACGCCCGAGGACCGGAGTGACGTGACCGTGCTCCTCGTGGGGCGCGGGTCGACGGACCCGGACGCCAACGCGGAGGTGCACAAGGCGGCGCGGCTGCTGTGGGAGGGGCGCGGATACGCGGGCGTGGAACCGGCGTTCGTGTCGCTGGCCGCGCCGGACGTGCCGAGTGGCCTGGACCGCTGTGTGAAGCTGGGCGCGCGGCGGATCGTCGTCCTGCCGTACTTCCTGTTCACCGGCATCCTGCCGGAGCGGGTGCGGCAGCAGACGGAGGGCTGGGCGGCGGCGCACCCGGACGTCGAGGTGCGGTCGGCCGAAGTCATCGGCCCGGAGCCGGAGTTGCTGGACCTGGTGATGGAGCGGTACCGGGAGGCGGTCAAGGGTGATCTGCGGATGAACTGCGACTCGTGCGTGTACCGCATCGCGCTGCCCGGCTTCGAGGACAAGGTGGGGCAGCCGCAGCAGCCGCACTTCCACCCGGACGACGACGGTCACGACCACGACGGCCACCACCACGGGCATCACCATCACGGTGGGCACGCCCATGCACACTGA
- the cobC gene encoding Rv2231c family pyridoxal phosphate-dependent protein CobC, protein MHTDRAHDHDPTDRAHDLRHHGDAELRDDGARLIDLAVNVRADTPPAWLRGRIAGSLTGLAAYPDGRAARAAVAARHGLPVERVLLTAGAAEAFVLLARALKVRQPVVVHPQFTEPEAALRDAGHSVERVLLREADGFRLDPGAVPEDADLVVIGNPTNPTSVLHPADAIARLARPGRTLVVDEAFMDAVPGEREALAGRTDVPGLVVLRSLTKTWGLAGLRIGYVLAAPETIAELERAQPLWPVSTPALAAAEACMDSPALAEAAHAAHRIAADRAHLVAGLAEFAPDGLHVVEPAEGPFVLIRVPNAVAVRRHLRDLGFAVRRGDTFPGLDEQWLRLAVRDRSTVNRFLQALDQAVTLAGK, encoded by the coding sequence ATGCACACTGACAGAGCCCACGACCACGATCCCACGGACAGAGCGCACGATCTCCGTCATCACGGTGACGCCGAACTCCGGGACGACGGCGCCCGGTTGATCGACCTCGCCGTGAACGTCCGCGCGGACACCCCGCCGGCCTGGCTGCGCGGGCGCATAGCCGGTTCGCTGACCGGCCTCGCCGCCTACCCGGACGGTCGGGCCGCGCGGGCGGCGGTCGCGGCGCGGCACGGGCTGCCGGTGGAACGCGTCCTGCTGACGGCGGGCGCCGCCGAGGCCTTCGTGCTGCTCGCCCGTGCCCTGAAGGTCCGTCAGCCGGTGGTCGTGCACCCGCAGTTCACGGAGCCGGAGGCGGCGCTGCGGGACGCGGGGCACTCGGTGGAGCGGGTGCTGTTGCGGGAGGCGGACGGTTTCCGGCTGGATCCGGGGGCGGTCCCCGAGGACGCGGATCTGGTGGTGATCGGCAACCCCACGAACCCCACGTCCGTCCTGCACCCGGCCGACGCCATCGCCCGACTGGCCCGTCCCGGGCGGACGTTGGTGGTCGACGAGGCGTTCATGGACGCGGTGCCGGGTGAGCGCGAGGCCCTCGCGGGGCGGACCGACGTCCCCGGTCTGGTGGTCCTGCGCAGCCTCACCAAGACGTGGGGGCTGGCGGGGCTGCGGATCGGCTACGTCCTGGCCGCGCCCGAGACGATCGCGGAACTCGAGCGGGCCCAGCCTCTGTGGCCGGTGTCCACGCCCGCACTCGCCGCGGCGGAGGCCTGCATGGACTCCCCGGCCCTCGCGGAGGCCGCCCACGCGGCTCATCGCATCGCCGCCGACCGCGCCCATCTCGTCGCCGGGCTCGCCGAGTTCGCCCCCGACGGACTCCACGTCGTCGAGCCCGCCGAGGGCCCCTTCGTCCTGATCCGCGTTCCCAACGCGGTCGCTGTCCGGCGCCATCTGCGTGACCTGGGCTTCGCCGTGCGCCGTGGGGACACGTTTCCGGGGTTGGACGAGCAGTGGCTCCGCCTGGCGGTACGGGATCGATCCACCGTCAACCGGTTCTTGCAGGCGTTGGATCAGGCGGTGACGTTGGCGGGGAAGTGA
- a CDS encoding SCO1860 family LAETG-anchored protein, with translation MNGSNFRMPARRWVTVATATALAAGPVALAGAGSAHATTDQGRASAVVLRTGLDVSLLNKTVDLPLAVSLNEVQAPQSAEKTALSAQLDGVNGGQPFSVLGADVATAKATVSATKAEGYTNLAHARLHVPGLPLLSLIEVDAVTSKATCEAGKAPVATSHLPGAVTVLGKRVTVTASGPTEVQVPGVGSVRLDLSKTSTTSRTAAATALELKVSINPLKLNVADVEGTVTLAQATCEAPAPAPVQRSSDPAPGVEPQGVPAEAGLAETGGSSLTPYVAGGAVLLLVLGAVAVMTARRRRG, from the coding sequence TTGAACGGCTCCAACTTCCGCATGCCCGCACGCCGTTGGGTCACCGTCGCCACGGCAACCGCCCTCGCCGCCGGTCCCGTGGCGCTGGCCGGCGCGGGTTCCGCCCACGCGACCACCGACCAGGGTCGTGCTAGCGCCGTCGTCCTGCGCACCGGGCTCGACGTGTCCCTCCTCAACAAGACCGTGGACCTCCCGCTCGCGGTCTCCCTCAACGAGGTCCAGGCACCTCAGAGTGCCGAAAAGACCGCGCTCTCCGCCCAGTTGGACGGGGTGAACGGTGGGCAGCCGTTCAGTGTGCTCGGCGCGGATGTCGCCACGGCGAAGGCGACCGTGTCCGCGACCAAGGCCGAGGGGTACACGAACCTCGCCCATGCTCGGCTCCATGTCCCGGGGTTGCCGTTGCTGTCGCTGATCGAGGTCGACGCGGTGACGTCCAAGGCGACGTGTGAGGCGGGGAAGGCGCCGGTCGCCACGTCGCATCTGCCGGGGGCGGTGACGGTGCTCGGCAAGCGGGTCACGGTGACCGCCAGTGGTCCTACGGAGGTTCAGGTGCCGGGGGTCGGGTCGGTGCGCCTCGATCTGTCCAAGACCTCGACCACGTCCCGTACGGCTGCTGCGACCGCGCTCGAACTCAAGGTGTCCATCAACCCGTTGAAGCTGAACGTGGCGGATGTGGAGGGGACGGTGACCTTGGCGCAGGCGACGTGTGAGGCGCCGGCGCCGGCACCGGTGCAGCGGAGTTCTGATCCGGCGCCGGGTGTGGAGCCGCAGGGGGTGCCTGCGGAGGCGGGGTTGGCGGAGACGGGGGGTAGCTCCTTGACGCCGTATGTTGCGGGTGGGGCGGTGTTGTTGCTGGTGCTGGGCGCGGTCGCGGTGATGACAGCGCGCCGGCGTCGGGGCTGA
- a CDS encoding amidohydrolase family protein, which translates to MSDQAVLHVKGRVLVGPEDIHDELWVIDGRISYDRPTRGRDIRTVDGWTLPGLVDAHCHVGLGTHGPVDADTAEKQAVTDRDAGTLLLRDAGSPSDTRWIDDRDDLPKIIRAGRHIARTRRYIRNFAHEIEPDELVAYVGQEAQRGDGWVKLVGDWIDRDLGDLSACWPREAVDAAIAEAHRLGARVTAHCFAEDALRDLVEAGIDCIEHATGLTEDLIPLFASRGVAIVPTLVNIATFPDLAAGGETKYPTWSAHLLRLYERRYDTVRAAYDAGVPVYVGTDAGGSLAHGLVAAEVAELVTAGIPAVEALSATAWGARRWLGRPGLEEGAPADFVVYEADPRADVRVLASPRRVVLNGLVVE; encoded by the coding sequence ATGAGCGATCAAGCCGTGCTGCACGTAAAGGGCCGGGTCCTTGTGGGACCCGAGGACATCCACGACGAACTCTGGGTGATCGACGGCCGCATCTCCTACGACCGGCCAACCCGCGGACGCGACATCCGCACGGTCGACGGCTGGACCCTTCCCGGCCTGGTCGACGCCCACTGCCACGTAGGCCTCGGCACTCACGGCCCCGTCGACGCGGACACCGCCGAGAAGCAGGCCGTCACCGACCGTGACGCCGGCACCCTCCTGCTCCGCGACGCCGGCTCGCCCTCCGACACCCGCTGGATCGACGACCGCGACGACCTCCCGAAGATCATCCGTGCCGGCAGGCACATCGCCCGTACCCGCCGCTACATCCGCAACTTCGCCCACGAGATCGAGCCCGACGAACTCGTCGCCTACGTCGGCCAGGAGGCCCAACGCGGCGACGGCTGGGTCAAGTTGGTCGGCGACTGGATCGACCGCGACCTCGGCGACCTGTCCGCCTGCTGGCCGCGCGAAGCGGTGGACGCGGCCATCGCCGAAGCCCACCGGCTCGGGGCGCGCGTCACCGCGCACTGCTTCGCCGAGGACGCGCTGCGCGACCTGGTCGAGGCGGGCATCGACTGCATCGAGCACGCCACCGGCCTCACCGAGGACCTCATCCCGCTGTTCGCCTCACGGGGCGTCGCGATCGTGCCGACCCTCGTGAACATCGCGACCTTCCCGGACCTCGCCGCGGGCGGCGAGACCAAGTACCCGACCTGGTCCGCCCACCTGCTCCGGCTCTACGAGCGACGCTACGACACCGTGCGCGCCGCCTACGACGCCGGCGTCCCGGTCTACGTCGGCACCGACGCGGGCGGCTCCCTCGCCCACGGCCTGGTCGCCGCCGAGGTCGCCGAACTCGTCACCGCCGGCATCCCGGCCGTAGAGGCGCTGTCGGCGACGGCGTGGGGTGCGCGGCGGTGGCTCGGGCGGCCGGGCCTCGAGGAGGGGGCTCCGGCGGACTTCGTGGTGTACGAGGCGGACCCGCGCGCCGATGTGCGCGTCCTGGCGTCGCCGCGGCGGGTGGTGCTGAACGGGCTGGTGGTCGAATAG
- a CDS encoding amino acid ABC transporter ATP-binding protein encodes MSTPSGNPEIEVRGLHKSFGTNEVLRGIDLEIGQGEVVCVIGPSGSGKSTLLRCVNLLEEPTAGRVFVGGTEVTDPDVDIDAVRRRIGMVFQQFNLFPHLSVTENLTLPQRRVLRRDKAAAAEVAAENLRRVGLSEKADAYPASLSGGQQQRVAIARALAMDPEVMLFDEPTSALDPELVGDVLAVMRMLANEGMTMMVVTHEMTFAREVADRVVFMDGGLIVEDGTPDRVIGAPRHERTRHFLSRLLDPAMAEVPDEESAP; translated from the coding sequence ATGAGCACCCCGTCCGGGAATCCCGAGATCGAAGTCCGGGGCCTGCACAAGTCGTTCGGCACGAATGAGGTGCTGCGCGGCATCGACCTGGAGATCGGGCAGGGGGAGGTGGTGTGCGTCATCGGGCCGTCCGGCTCCGGCAAGTCGACGCTGTTGCGCTGCGTGAACCTGCTCGAAGAACCCACCGCGGGGCGGGTGTTCGTCGGCGGTACCGAAGTCACCGACCCCGATGTCGACATCGACGCCGTACGCCGTCGTATCGGCATGGTCTTCCAGCAGTTCAACCTCTTCCCGCATCTGTCCGTCACCGAGAACCTCACGCTCCCGCAACGCCGGGTCCTGCGCCGGGACAAGGCGGCGGCGGCCGAGGTAGCCGCCGAGAACCTGCGCCGCGTCGGCCTGTCGGAGAAGGCCGACGCGTACCCCGCCTCCCTCTCCGGCGGCCAGCAGCAACGCGTCGCGATCGCCCGGGCGTTGGCCATGGACCCCGAGGTGATGCTCTTCGACGAACCGACCTCGGCACTCGACCCGGAGCTGGTGGGGGACGTGCTGGCGGTCATGCGGATGCTCGCGAACGAGGGCATGACGATGATGGTGGTCACCCACGAGATGACGTTCGCGCGTGAGGTGGCCGACAGGGTGGTGTTCATGGACGGCGGGTTGATCGTTGAGGATGGCACTCCGGACCGCGTCATCGGCGCACCGCGCCACGAACGCACCCGCCACTTCCTGTCCCGGCTACTGGACCCGGCGATGGCTGAAGTACCGGACGAGGAGAGCGCCCCGTAG
- a CDS encoding amino acid ABC transporter permease produces MTDLQLQPRAKGLTRRQRRRLSRGVQYTVFLGAVIAFAVTADWGRLKNQFAQWSIAKQMFPDVITLALKNTVLYTLSGFVFGLVLGMVVALMRLSSVGPYRWLAGIYIEIFRGLPALLIFIFVGVAVPLAFPGTEIVGGTYGKVALALGLVSAAYMAETIRAGIQAVPKGQLEAARSLGFSQARAMVSIVVPQAFRIILPPLTNELVLLFKDSSLVLFLGVTLEERELSKYGRDLASTTANSTPILVAGLCYLLVTIPLSFVVRRMETKTGEAVR; encoded by the coding sequence ATGACCGACCTGCAACTCCAGCCGAGGGCAAAGGGCCTGACCCGACGTCAACGGCGCAGGCTGTCCAGGGGAGTTCAGTACACCGTGTTCCTCGGCGCGGTGATCGCCTTCGCGGTCACCGCCGACTGGGGGCGCCTGAAGAACCAGTTCGCGCAGTGGAGCATCGCCAAGCAGATGTTCCCCGACGTCATCACGCTGGCGTTGAAGAACACCGTGCTCTACACCCTCTCCGGCTTCGTCTTCGGACTGGTCCTCGGCATGGTCGTCGCGTTGATGCGGCTGTCGTCCGTCGGGCCGTACCGCTGGCTCGCCGGGATCTACATCGAGATCTTCCGCGGCCTGCCCGCCCTGCTGATCTTCATCTTCGTCGGCGTCGCCGTGCCGCTCGCCTTCCCCGGTACGGAGATCGTCGGCGGCACGTACGGCAAGGTCGCCCTCGCGCTCGGTCTGGTGTCCGCCGCGTACATGGCGGAGACGATCCGCGCGGGCATCCAGGCGGTGCCCAAGGGGCAGTTGGAGGCGGCCCGTTCGCTCGGCTTCTCGCAGGCACGGGCCATGGTGTCGATCGTCGTCCCGCAGGCGTTCCGCATCATCCTGCCGCCGCTGACCAACGAACTCGTCCTCCTCTTCAAGGACTCCTCGCTGGTCCTGTTCCTCGGCGTCACCCTGGAGGAACGCGAACTGTCCAAATACGGCAGGGACTTGGCCAGCACGACCGCCAACTCGACGCCGATCCTGGTGGCGGGCCTGTGCTATCTGCTGGTCACCATCCCGCTGAGCTTCGTCGTGCGCCGCATGGAGACGAAGACGGGGGAGGCCGTGCGATGA
- a CDS encoding transporter substrate-binding domain-containing protein translates to MNTLLGRRARTLAATTATAALVLVAGCTSSDSGGSGSKTAAGGVELVKAGRLTTCTHLPYPPFQSEIDGKVQGFDVSLIDLVAKDLGVKQQILDTPFENFKTGAFLNADECDLAAAGMTITAERKKNVDFSDPYFDATQAVLVDKKSGITSLADVKTKGKKLGAQAQTTGEDYAKSKGFDPVSFESSDAVLNGLRTGQVQAVIIDYPVVQGWLKTKANADAVEVVDNLNTGEQYGFTVKKGNTKLLAAVNKAIKDAKADGTYKKLYEKWIGPYDATAASPSSSPSAS, encoded by the coding sequence GTGAACACGCTCCTCGGCCGCCGGGCCCGCACCCTGGCCGCCACCACCGCGACGGCCGCACTCGTCCTCGTGGCCGGCTGCACGTCGAGCGACAGCGGCGGCAGCGGATCGAAGACCGCCGCCGGTGGCGTCGAACTCGTCAAGGCGGGCCGGCTCACGACCTGCACCCACCTGCCCTACCCGCCCTTCCAGTCCGAGATCGACGGCAAGGTGCAGGGCTTCGACGTCTCCCTCATCGACCTGGTCGCCAAGGACCTCGGCGTGAAGCAGCAGATCCTGGACACCCCGTTCGAGAACTTCAAGACCGGCGCCTTCCTCAACGCCGACGAGTGCGACCTGGCCGCCGCCGGCATGACCATCACCGCCGAGCGCAAGAAGAACGTCGACTTCTCCGACCCCTACTTCGACGCCACCCAGGCCGTCCTCGTCGACAAGAAGAGCGGGATCACCTCCCTCGCCGACGTGAAGACCAAGGGCAAGAAGCTCGGCGCGCAGGCGCAGACCACCGGCGAGGACTACGCGAAGAGCAAGGGCTTCGACCCCGTCTCCTTCGAGTCCTCCGACGCCGTCCTCAACGGCCTGCGCACCGGCCAGGTCCAGGCCGTCATCATCGACTACCCGGTCGTCCAGGGCTGGCTCAAGACCAAGGCCAACGCGGACGCCGTCGAGGTCGTCGACAACCTCAACACCGGTGAGCAGTACGGCTTCACGGTCAAGAAGGGGAACACGAAACTCCTCGCCGCCGTCAACAAGGCGATCAAGGACGCCAAGGCGGACGGGACGTACAAGAAGCTGTACGAGAAGTGGATCGGCCCGTACGACGCCACCGCCGCCTCGCCCTCGTCCTCCCCGTCGGCCTCATGA
- a CDS encoding pyridoxal-phosphate-dependent aminotransferase family protein has product MTHPFLDLAPLSAAHFAAIEDRVARLLGTEQDVVIMQGEALLPLEGAIRSTAGPGTVALNVITGPYGQTFGNWLRDCGAEVIDLAVPFHTAVTADRIREAFAERPEIDFVSLVHAEAATGNTNPVAEIGEVVRSHGALFYLDAVASIGAEPVLPDAWGVDLCVIGAQKAMGGPAGVSAVSVSERAWSRMTSNPGAPRRSYLSLLDWKDRWTDAGRKALPHAPAQLEMLALEACVERIESEGLDTVMRRHAVAAAATRAGAVALGGGLEPYVHDAPEAAPVATTLRTPPGVVASELVARALASDPTLPLVAGGGTLSKEMIRVNHYGVDATVGAVQSSLAALGAALTEQGVSVDLEGARGAVERAWR; this is encoded by the coding sequence GTGACGCACCCCTTCCTCGACCTGGCCCCGCTGAGCGCCGCGCACTTCGCCGCGATCGAGGACCGGGTGGCCCGTTTGCTCGGTACCGAGCAGGATGTCGTGATCATGCAGGGCGAGGCGTTGCTGCCGCTGGAGGGCGCGATCCGTTCGACGGCGGGGCCGGGCACGGTCGCGCTGAACGTGATCACCGGCCCCTACGGGCAGACCTTCGGGAACTGGCTGCGGGACTGCGGCGCCGAGGTGATCGATCTGGCGGTCCCGTTCCACACGGCGGTGACCGCCGACCGGATCCGGGAAGCCTTCGCCGAGCGCCCGGAGATCGACTTCGTCTCCCTCGTCCACGCGGAGGCGGCGACCGGCAACACCAACCCGGTCGCGGAGATCGGCGAGGTCGTGCGCTCCCACGGCGCGCTCTTCTACCTCGACGCGGTCGCCTCCATCGGCGCGGAGCCGGTGCTGCCGGACGCGTGGGGTGTCGACCTGTGCGTGATCGGCGCGCAGAAGGCGATGGGCGGGCCTGCGGGTGTGTCGGCGGTGTCGGTGAGCGAGCGGGCGTGGTCGCGGATGACCTCGAACCCCGGTGCCCCGCGCCGCTCGTACCTCTCCCTCCTCGACTGGAAGGACCGCTGGACCGACGCCGGCCGCAAGGCCCTGCCGCACGCACCGGCCCAGTTGGAGATGCTCGCCCTGGAGGCGTGCGTGGAGCGCATCGAGTCGGAGGGCCTGGACACGGTGATGCGCCGGCACGCTGTCGCGGCCGCGGCGACCCGGGCGGGAGCGGTGGCCCTGGGCGGCGGCCTGGAGCCGTACGTCCACGACGCGCCCGAGGCCGCCCCGGTCGCCACGACGCTCAGGACGCCGCCGGGTGTCGTCGCGTCGGAGCTGGTGGCGAGGGCCCTGGCGTCGGACCCCACCCTGCCGCTGGTGGCGGGAGGCGGCACCCTGTCGAAGGAGATGATCCGGGTCAACCACTACGGGGTCGACGCGACGGTGGGCGCGGTACAGAGCTCCTTGGCGGCACTGGGCGCGGCGCTGACCGAGCAGGGGGTGTCGGTGGACCTGGAAGGCGCGCGCGGAGCCGTTGAACGGGCCTGGCGGTAA
- a CDS encoding DinB family protein — translation MTATLPDGRPVPLMTGAERPMLESWLAFHRATLEMKCAGLDDTQVRRAAAEPSSLTLLGLVQHLAEVERNWFQRVFGLDVPPVHDAENGYALDPGRGIEEALAVWREEIARGQEHCAGLAPDSLGRIPDGPMAGVEVSLRWVLIHMVEEYARHNGHADILRESIDGLTGA, via the coding sequence ATGACTGCGACTCTCCCCGACGGCCGCCCCGTCCCCCTGATGACCGGTGCCGAGCGACCCATGCTCGAAAGCTGGCTCGCCTTCCACCGTGCCACGCTGGAGATGAAGTGCGCCGGCCTCGATGACACACAGGTGCGGCGCGCGGCGGCCGAGCCCTCCTCGCTGACGCTGCTCGGCCTGGTCCAGCATCTCGCCGAGGTCGAACGGAACTGGTTCCAGCGGGTGTTCGGGCTCGACGTACCGCCGGTGCACGACGCCGAGAACGGATACGCCCTCGACCCCGGGCGCGGGATCGAAGAGGCGCTCGCCGTGTGGCGCGAGGAGATCGCGCGCGGGCAGGAGCACTGCGCCGGGCTTGCGCCGGACAGTCTCGGGCGGATCCCCGACGGGCCGATGGCCGGGGTCGAGGTGAGCCTGCGGTGGGTGCTTATCCATATGGTCGAGGAGTATGCGCGGCACAACGGTCACGCCGATATTCTGCGAGAAAGCATCGACGGGCTGACCGGGGCCTAA
- the ectA gene encoding diaminobutyrate acetyltransferase, whose product MTATQADPHTDLHASLFIDRPTVADGAALWRIAKDSNALDLNSSYSYLLWCRDFAGTSAVVRDERGEPVGFVTGYVPPDRPGTLLVWQVAVDAAQRGRGLAARLLDGLTERVAAEYGLTGIETTITPGNTASERLFTSYAERHGATVERTVLFEAGDFPDGPHDPEVLYQIGPLSP is encoded by the coding sequence ATGACTGCCACCCAAGCCGACCCGCATACGGACCTGCACGCGAGCCTGTTCATCGACCGCCCCACGGTGGCCGACGGTGCCGCGCTCTGGCGTATTGCCAAGGACTCGAACGCCCTCGACCTGAACTCGTCGTACAGCTATCTGCTGTGGTGCCGGGACTTCGCCGGTACGTCCGCCGTCGTACGGGACGAGCGCGGGGAGCCGGTCGGCTTCGTCACCGGGTACGTGCCGCCGGACCGGCCGGGCACCCTGCTCGTGTGGCAGGTGGCCGTCGACGCCGCGCAGCGCGGTCGCGGGCTGGCCGCCCGACTGCTCGACGGACTCACCGAGCGGGTCGCCGCCGAGTACGGACTGACCGGCATCGAGACCACGATCACGCCCGGCAACACCGCCTCCGAGCGCCTCTTCACGTCGTACGCCGAACGGCACGGCGCCACCGTCGAGCGCACGGTCCTGTTCGAGGCCGGTGACTTCCCGGACGGACCGCACGATCCCGAAGTGCTGTACCAGATCGGCCCGTTGAGTCCCTGA
- the ectB gene encoding diaminobutyrate--2-oxoglutarate transaminase, protein MTITQPDLSVFETLESEVRSYCRGWPTVFDRAQGSRMYDEDGHAYLDFFAGAGSLNYGHNNPVLKRALLDYLERDGVTHGLDMSTSAKRAFLQTFQDLVLRPRDLPYKVMFPGPTGTNAVESALKLARKVKGREAIVSFTNAFHGMSLGSLAVTGNAFKRAGAGIPLVHGTPMPFDNYFDGKVPDFLWFERLLEDQGSGLNKPAAVIVETVQGEGGINAARPEWLRALAELCERQDMLLIVDDIQMGCGRTGAFFSFEEAGIVPDIVTVSKSISGYGLPMSLCLFKPELDIWEPGEHNGTFRGNNPAFVTATAALETYWADGSAMEKQTRTRGEQVEQGLISITEENLADIKEYRGRGLVWGIEFKDPERAGRICARAFELGLLVETSGPQGEVVKLLPALTITPEELDEGLSILARAVRETV, encoded by the coding sequence GTGACCATCACCCAGCCCGATCTCAGCGTCTTCGAGACCCTGGAGTCCGAGGTCCGCAGCTACTGCCGCGGCTGGCCCACCGTCTTCGACCGGGCCCAGGGCAGCCGTATGTACGACGAGGACGGCCACGCCTACCTCGACTTCTTCGCGGGCGCCGGCTCACTCAACTACGGGCACAACAACCCTGTCCTGAAACGGGCGTTGCTCGACTACCTGGAGCGCGACGGCGTCACCCACGGGCTCGACATGTCGACCAGTGCCAAGCGCGCGTTCCTGCAGACCTTCCAGGATCTGGTGCTGCGCCCGCGCGACCTGCCGTACAAGGTGATGTTCCCGGGCCCGACCGGCACCAACGCCGTCGAGTCCGCGCTGAAGCTGGCGCGGAAGGTGAAGGGCCGCGAGGCGATCGTGTCGTTCACCAACGCCTTCCACGGCATGTCGCTCGGCTCGCTGGCCGTGACCGGCAACGCCTTCAAGCGGGCCGGCGCCGGCATCCCGCTGGTGCACGGCACGCCGATGCCGTTCGACAACTACTTCGACGGCAAGGTCCCCGACTTCCTGTGGTTCGAGCGGCTGCTGGAGGACCAGGGCTCCGGCCTCAACAAGCCCGCCGCCGTGATCGTCGAGACCGTGCAGGGCGAGGGCGGCATCAACGCCGCCCGGCCCGAATGGCTGCGCGCGCTCGCCGAGTTGTGCGAGCGCCAGGACATGCTGCTGATCGTCGACGACATCCAGATGGGCTGCGGACGCACCGGCGCGTTCTTCTCCTTCGAGGAGGCGGGGATCGTGCCCGACATCGTCACCGTGTCCAAGTCCATCAGCGGCTACGGCCTTCCCATGTCGCTGTGCCTGTTCAAGCCCGAGCTGGACATCTGGGAGCCGGGCGAGCACAACGGCACGTTCCGCGGCAACAACCCGGCGTTCGTCACCGCCACCGCCGCCCTGGAGACGTACTGGGCGGACGGCTCCGCGATGGAGAAGCAGACCCGGACCCGCGGCGAACAGGTCGAGCAGGGGCTGATCTCCATCACCGAGGAGAACCTCGCCGACATCAAGGAGTACCGGGGCCGCGGGCTGGTCTGGGGCATCGAGTTCAAGGACCCCGAGCGCGCCGGACGGATCTGCGCCCGGGCCTTCGAACTCGGCCTGCTCGTCGAGACGTCGGGCCCGCAGGGCGAGGTCGTCAAGCTGCTGCCCGCACTGACCATCACCCCCGAGGAACTGGACGAGGGCCTGAGCATCCTCGCCCGCGCCGTACGCGAAACCGTCTGA